A section of the Bacteroidales bacterium genome encodes:
- a CDS encoding DUF2752 domain-containing protein, whose amino-acid sequence MPFRVLQNFYFRNLLAIVLITGGYALYLLPQFLSIGGIKGLCMFRSITGIPCPGCGMGKASILISQGDFWGAFLMNPLAIPFALAAIAAIIWLTIDLIRKKETFLPLLSRRLKWPYFLFLLAIIGGVWVWNIMKDL is encoded by the coding sequence TTGCCGTTTAGGGTTTTACAGAATTTCTATTTCCGAAACCTGCTTGCCATCGTATTGATTACCGGTGGTTATGCATTGTATTTGTTGCCGCAGTTTTTGTCAATTGGCGGGATCAAAGGGCTTTGCATGTTCCGTTCAATCACCGGAATCCCTTGTCCGGGATGCGGAATGGGGAAAGCAAGCATACTTATATCTCAGGGAGATTTCTGGGGCGCTTTCCTGATGAACCCATTAGCAATTCCGTTTGCGCTTGCTGCCATAGCAGCTATTATCTGGCTGACTATTGATCTGATCAGAAAAAAAGAAACTTTTCTTCCTTTACTGAGCCGCAGGCTGAAATGGCCTTATTTTCTGTTTTTGTTAGCTATTATCGGAGGGGTTTGGGTGTGGAATATTATGAAGGATTTGTAG
- a CDS encoding RNA methyltransferase produces MPILEKITSLQNLRVKEVVKLHRSKDRRESGLIIVEGFREIRLAIESGLKTEYLMVSPAHFQEKNQGDISNMIDDFKCFEVNSQVFAKMAYRDQSDGLLAVMQAREKKLTDILLTENPLLIVLESVEKPGNLGAILRTADAAGVDAVIICDPLTDIYNPNVIRSSIGCVFIKQVATCTSTEALQWLSQNNIEPFAAALTAKSFYHQSDFRKPLAFVMGAEADGLSEFWLENTKSQVKIPMLGSIDSLNVSTSAAVLVYEALRQRTA; encoded by the coding sequence ATGCCTATTTTAGAGAAGATAACAAGCCTTCAGAACCTCCGCGTGAAAGAGGTTGTAAAGCTGCACCGTTCAAAGGATCGCAGGGAAAGTGGTTTGATTATCGTTGAAGGGTTCCGGGAAATCCGGCTTGCCATCGAATCAGGCCTTAAAACTGAATACCTGATGGTTAGCCCCGCTCATTTTCAGGAGAAAAACCAGGGCGATATCTCGAACATGATTGATGATTTTAAGTGTTTTGAAGTGAACAGCCAGGTGTTCGCAAAAATGGCTTACCGCGATCAATCGGATGGTTTGCTGGCGGTGATGCAGGCGCGGGAGAAAAAGCTAACTGACATATTGCTTACAGAAAATCCATTGCTCATCGTTCTTGAATCGGTAGAGAAACCAGGAAATCTTGGCGCCATCCTTCGTACAGCTGATGCAGCTGGTGTTGATGCCGTAATTATTTGCGATCCGCTAACCGATATTTATAATCCCAATGTCATCCGCTCATCCATTGGCTGTGTGTTTATAAAACAAGTTGCTACATGCACCTCCACGGAAGCGTTACAATGGTTGAGCCAAAATAATATTGAACCTTTTGCTGCCGCGCTGACCGCTAAATCCTTTTATCATCAAAGCGACTTCAGGAAACCGCTGGCATTCGTTATGGGGGCAGAAGCGGATGGCCTCAGTGAATTCTGGCTTGAGAACACAAAGTCCCAGGTTAAGATACCAATGCTCGGAAGTATAGATTCACTAAATGTTTCTACTTCGGCTGCCGTATTGGTTTATGAAGCTTTGAGGCAAAGAACCGCTTAA
- a CDS encoding transketolase family protein: MKEYINTGSKDTRSGFGVAMLELGRSNPDVVALCADLTGSLKLEEFAAEFPERFFQVGIAEANMMGIASGLTIGGKIPFATTFANFATGRVYDQIRQSIAYSNKNVKIAASHAGVTLGEDGATHQILEDIGLMKMLPNLTVINPCDFNQTRAATLAVAKHTGPLYLRFGRPKVPNFTPAEQDFVIGKALLLQTGNDVSIFATGHMVWKALEACLILKEKGISAEVINIHTIKPLDEKVILESVKKTACAVSAEEHQQNGGLGDSIAQLLTLHHPTPMEMVAVIDSFGESGKPEELMRKYHLDTPDVVEAAIKVIGRKRL, from the coding sequence ATGAAAGAATACATAAATACAGGTAGCAAGGACACCCGCTCAGGTTTTGGTGTAGCCATGCTGGAATTAGGCAGGAGCAATCCTGATGTAGTGGCACTTTGTGCCGATCTGACGGGTTCGCTCAAACTCGAGGAATTTGCGGCAGAGTTTCCTGAGCGGTTTTTCCAGGTTGGTATTGCCGAAGCCAATATGATGGGCATTGCTTCAGGGCTAACAATCGGTGGGAAAATTCCCTTTGCAACGACTTTTGCCAATTTTGCTACCGGAAGGGTTTACGACCAGATCAGGCAATCCATAGCCTATTCCAATAAAAATGTAAAGATTGCCGCCTCACATGCCGGCGTCACCCTCGGCGAAGATGGAGCAACACATCAAATACTCGAAGACATCGGGCTCATGAAAATGTTGCCAAATCTTACTGTGATCAATCCCTGCGATTTCAACCAGACCAGGGCCGCGACCCTTGCCGTTGCAAAACATACCGGGCCTTTGTATCTGCGCTTCGGCCGGCCAAAGGTTCCCAACTTTACTCCGGCAGAGCAGGATTTTGTTATTGGCAAAGCCCTTTTGCTGCAAACCGGAAATGACGTAAGCATTTTTGCCACAGGCCATATGGTTTGGAAAGCCCTGGAAGCCTGTTTGATCCTGAAAGAAAAAGGCATCTCTGCCGAAGTGATCAATATTCACACAATTAAACCACTGGATGAAAAGGTAATTCTTGAGTCAGTTAAGAAAACTGCTTGTGCTGTCAGCGCGGAAGAACACCAGCAAAATGGTGGCCTCGGCGACAGCATTGCGCAATTGCTGACGCTTCATCATCCCACACCTATGGAAATGGTCGCCGTAATAGATTCATTCGGCGAAAGCGGTAAACCCGAAGAACTGATGCGTAAATATCATCTGGATACCCCGGACGTTGTTGAAGCGGCGATAAAGGTGATTGGCCGCAAGCGATTATAG
- the pnp gene encoding polyribonucleotide nucleotidyltransferase, whose amino-acid sequence MNVITKTFDLGDGRTISIETGKLAKQADGAVVVKMGNTMLLATVVAKTEAAENVDFLPLTVDYREKYASSGRFPGGFFKREARPSDYEVLISRLIDRAIRPLFPDDYHAEVQLLITLISSDNNILPDALAGLAASAALAVSDIPFNGPISEVRVGRLNGKFIVNPGVKDLPELDIDMIVAASEDNIMMVEGEMKEVGEADMIEALKVAHDAIKIQCRVQKELAAEVEKAKVKREYSHETNDEELREKIRTAVYKKIYEVAKQGIGKKERSEAFSLIKSEFIETLSEEEQAEKANMIGRYYKEAHKEAVRNVVLDERIRLDGRKLDEIRPIWGEVDYLPAVHGSAIFTRGETQALVTVTLGTKLDEQMIDGAVIEEKINFILHYNFPPFSTGEVKRMLGTSRREIGHGNLAHRALKSMIPASDENPYTIRIVSDILESNGSSSMATVCGGTLALLDAGIKMRRPVSGVAMGLIADTKSGKYAVLSDILGDEDHLGDMDFKVTGTRNGITACQMDIKVDGLSYKVLSEALDQAKLGRLHILDEMEKVISSPREEFKPFVPRIVKMTIPREFIGAVIGPGGKIIQEMQRETGSTIVIEEVGEFGIIDIVSADQDSIEKVKRRIRQIVAVPEIGEVYKGKVKNITTFGAFVEIIPGKDGLLHISEIDWARITDVESVLKVGDEIEVKLIDIDSKTGKLKLSRKVLLPRPPRQEQ is encoded by the coding sequence ATGAACGTAATTACAAAAACCTTCGATCTTGGTGATGGAAGGACAATTAGCATTGAAACCGGCAAATTGGCCAAACAAGCCGATGGAGCCGTAGTAGTAAAAATGGGCAATACGATGCTCCTGGCCACGGTGGTTGCCAAAACTGAAGCAGCAGAAAATGTTGATTTTTTGCCCCTGACCGTTGATTATCGCGAGAAATACGCTTCCAGCGGAAGATTCCCCGGTGGTTTCTTCAAAAGAGAAGCACGCCCTTCGGATTACGAAGTGTTGATTTCACGCCTGATTGACCGGGCTATCCGCCCATTATTCCCTGATGATTATCATGCCGAAGTTCAATTGCTTATAACTCTGATTTCGAGCGACAACAATATCTTGCCCGATGCACTGGCAGGTCTTGCAGCCTCAGCTGCACTGGCAGTTTCAGATATTCCATTCAATGGGCCTATCTCGGAAGTACGTGTTGGACGCCTTAATGGCAAATTCATTGTTAACCCTGGTGTAAAAGACTTGCCGGAACTGGATATTGACATGATTGTTGCTGCCTCAGAGGACAACATCATGATGGTAGAGGGTGAGATGAAAGAAGTGGGTGAAGCTGACATGATCGAAGCTTTGAAAGTTGCCCATGATGCCATTAAGATTCAATGCCGGGTTCAGAAAGAATTGGCGGCTGAAGTTGAAAAGGCTAAGGTAAAGCGTGAGTATAGTCACGAAACCAACGATGAAGAACTTCGTGAAAAAATCAGGACCGCTGTTTACAAAAAGATTTATGAAGTTGCCAAACAAGGTATTGGAAAGAAAGAACGTAGTGAAGCTTTTAGTCTGATAAAATCAGAGTTCATTGAAACCTTGAGCGAAGAAGAACAGGCAGAAAAGGCCAACATGATTGGAAGGTATTATAAAGAGGCACACAAGGAAGCAGTCAGGAATGTTGTGCTGGATGAACGCATTCGCCTCGATGGCCGCAAACTGGATGAGATTCGACCAATATGGGGCGAAGTGGATTATCTGCCTGCAGTTCACGGTTCAGCCATATTTACACGCGGTGAAACCCAGGCGCTGGTTACTGTTACCCTGGGAACCAAACTGGATGAGCAGATGATTGATGGCGCTGTGATTGAAGAGAAGATCAATTTTATTTTGCATTATAATTTTCCGCCATTTTCAACTGGTGAAGTGAAACGAATGCTTGGAACCAGCCGCCGCGAAATCGGCCACGGAAACCTGGCGCACCGTGCTTTAAAAAGCATGATTCCTGCTTCCGATGAGAACCCTTACACCATCAGGATAGTTTCAGACATTCTGGAATCGAACGGCTCATCATCAATGGCTACAGTTTGCGGTGGCACACTTGCCTTGCTTGACGCCGGAATAAAAATGCGCCGCCCTGTTTCAGGAGTGGCCATGGGTTTGATTGCCGACACAAAATCAGGAAAATACGCCGTACTTTCAGATATTCTTGGCGATGAAGATCATTTGGGTGATATGGATTTCAAGGTTACCGGAACACGCAACGGTATCACTGCTTGCCAAATGGACATTAAAGTTGACGGCTTATCCTACAAGGTTTTGTCAGAAGCTTTGGATCAGGCCAAACTTGGACGCCTGCATATTCTTGACGAAATGGAAAAAGTGATTTCTTCGCCAAGAGAAGAATTCAAACCCTTTGTTCCCCGCATCGTTAAAATGACTATTCCACGTGAGTTTATTGGTGCAGTTATCGGACCGGGTGGCAAGATCATCCAGGAAATGCAACGCGAGACAGGCTCAACCATCGTGATCGAAGAAGTAGGTGAATTCGGAATCATTGATATTGTTTCCGCCGATCAGGATTCAATTGAGAAGGTGAAGAGACGCATCCGCCAAATCGTAGCTGTTCCCGAAATTGGTGAAGTTTACAAAGGAAAAGTTAAAAACATAACCACTTTTGGCGCTTTTGTCGAAATTATTCCCGGAAAAGATGGCTTGCTCCATATTTCTGAAATTGACTGGGCCCGAATCACAGATGTTGAAAGTGTATTGAAGGTTGGTGATGAAATTGAAGTGAAGCTGATTGACATTGACAGCAAAACAGGCAAACTCAAACTTTCCCGTAAGGTGTTGCTTCCCAGGCCTCCAAGGCAGGAACAATAA
- a CDS encoding TM2 domain-containing protein — MDPHKIELFFATQASKFQPEHLPIIRNYLEKMDDDKFFRLQTMQFKDPTLLLVLSILVGHFGVDRFLLDQTGVGIAKLLTCGGLGIWTLVDWFLIMGLTREYNFNKFMQVAV; from the coding sequence ATGGATCCACACAAAATTGAACTCTTCTTCGCCACCCAGGCCAGCAAGTTTCAGCCCGAACATTTGCCCATTATCCGCAACTACCTCGAAAAAATGGATGATGACAAATTCTTTCGACTCCAAACCATGCAGTTTAAAGATCCCACGTTACTATTGGTACTTTCAATACTTGTCGGCCATTTTGGTGTTGACCGTTTTCTCCTGGATCAAACCGGTGTTGGGATCGCAAAGCTGTTGACCTGTGGTGGCCTCGGCATCTGGACCCTTGTGGACTGGTTTCTGATCATGGGCCTTACACGTGAATATAATTTCAACAAATTCATGCAAGTTGCCGTTTAG
- a CDS encoding sigma-70 family RNA polymerase sigma factor has translation MRQLKITKQVTNRETASLDKYLQEIGKVDLITADEEVALAQRIKQGDRAALEKLTKANLRFVVSVSKQYQNQGLSLPDLINEGNLGLIKAAQRFDETRGFKFISYAVWWIRQSILQALAEQSRIVRLPLNKIGAINKINKAYAKLEQVYEREPNAEEIAEMLEITENEVKDSMRNSGRHVSMDAPLIQDEDNNLYDVLRSDEVTTPETELLYDSLRKEIDRAISTLTGRESDVVKLYFGLNGSHPMTLEEIGEKFDLTRERVRQIKEKAIRRLKHTSRSKILKTYLG, from the coding sequence ATGAGGCAACTCAAAATCACCAAGCAGGTTACGAACCGCGAAACCGCTTCACTCGATAAATACTTACAGGAAATTGGAAAAGTTGATCTGATCACGGCCGACGAGGAAGTCGCCCTGGCGCAGCGCATCAAGCAAGGCGACCGTGCCGCACTTGAGAAACTTACCAAAGCCAATCTACGTTTTGTTGTATCTGTTTCAAAACAGTACCAGAACCAGGGCCTGAGCCTCCCCGACCTCATCAATGAAGGCAACCTCGGGCTCATAAAGGCGGCGCAACGTTTCGATGAAACCCGCGGGTTCAAATTTATTTCCTACGCTGTATGGTGGATACGTCAATCCATTCTTCAGGCTCTGGCGGAGCAATCACGTATTGTGCGTTTGCCATTAAACAAGATTGGCGCCATCAACAAGATCAACAAAGCATATGCGAAGCTTGAGCAGGTTTATGAACGCGAACCCAATGCCGAAGAAATTGCTGAAATGCTTGAAATTACTGAAAACGAGGTAAAAGACTCAATGCGTAATTCCGGTCGTCATGTATCAATGGACGCTCCTTTGATACAGGACGAAGACAACAATCTTTACGATGTGCTCCGCAGCGATGAAGTGACCACTCCTGAAACCGAATTGCTTTACGACAGTTTGCGCAAGGAGATTGACCGCGCCATTTCAACGCTTACCGGCCGCGAGTCGGATGTTGTGAAGCTTTACTTCGGGCTTAACGGCAGTCACCCGATGACGCTTGAAGAAATTGGCGAAAAGTTTGATCTGACCCGTGAACGCGTTCGCCAGATAAAAGAAAAAGCCATCCGCAGGCTCAAACATACATCAAGAAGCAAAATCCTGAAAACCTACCTGGGTTAA
- a CDS encoding ribulose-phosphate 3-epimerase, whose product MKHLVAPSLLSADFSYLRRDIEMVNNSLADWFHLDIMDGVFVPNISFGLPVVSAIKKYASKPLDVHLMIVQPERYIKQFREVGADILSVQIEACTHLHRTLHAIREEGMKAGVVLNPHTPVESLREIINDVDLVLLMSVNPGFGGQKFIENTFDKISRLKELILQKNATALIEVDGGVGTGNARKLVDAGVDVLVAGNSVFNAADPVAAIASLKHLD is encoded by the coding sequence ATGAAACACCTTGTAGCTCCTTCATTATTATCAGCTGATTTTTCCTACCTTCGCCGTGATATTGAAATGGTAAACAACAGCCTTGCTGATTGGTTCCATCTGGATATCATGGACGGTGTTTTTGTTCCCAATATTTCCTTTGGACTGCCTGTTGTAAGCGCTATTAAAAAATACGCAAGCAAACCGCTGGATGTTCACCTGATGATTGTACAACCCGAACGCTATATCAAGCAGTTCAGGGAAGTCGGAGCAGACATCCTCAGTGTTCAGATTGAAGCATGCACCCATCTTCACCGTACACTTCATGCGATCCGTGAAGAAGGCATGAAAGCCGGTGTTGTGCTGAACCCACATACCCCGGTTGAAAGCCTGCGGGAAATTATCAACGATGTTGATCTCGTGCTGCTCATGTCAGTGAATCCTGGATTTGGCGGTCAAAAATTTATAGAAAATACGTTTGATAAAATCAGCAGGCTGAAAGAATTGATTTTACAAAAGAACGCAACTGCATTGATTGAGGTAGATGGTGGCGTTGGAACCGGAAATGCACGGAAACTTGTTGATGCAGGCGTTGATGTGCTGGTTGCCGGAAACTCGGTTTTTAATGCAGCCGATCCGGTGGCGGCTATTGCTTCACTTAAGCATCTTGATTAA
- a CDS encoding VWA domain-containing protein, with amino-acid sequence MKKFLLNIILIFLAVSPCAFAQQTAEEKKPPLTRILFIFDASQSMYGRWQSDTKMNIAQRMMGNLLDSLRTVENIELALRVFGHQRTYPPQDCSDTRLEVPFEPDNSRKIKKKIYEITPRGTTPIAVSLMEAEHDFPDCDNCRNIVILITDGIEECEGDPCEVSAALQRKGVVLKPFVIGIGLDFRDAFDCVGSYFDASSEHAFTAALNSVISQALQRTTLQVNLLDTWGNPTETNVNMTFYDRVSGLPRYNYIHTINSAGNPDTLIIDPIPVYDLVVHTTPPVRIDNLVLEPEIHNTIIINSPQGSLNLMVRGNDRLLRSIPIVVRPHEKPETINVQMVGENKRYLTGLYSLEVLSLPRLQIPRIEISQDAVTNVEIPLPGIIVINKSIIGFGSLYVLKNKNQEWIYDLRDNLLQESLILMPGDYLLVYRSKFSDRSIFTIEKRFTIRSGETVNLRVF; translated from the coding sequence ATGAAGAAATTCCTCCTTAATATAATTCTGATTTTTCTGGCTGTTTCACCCTGTGCTTTCGCCCAGCAAACAGCAGAGGAAAAAAAACCACCGTTAACGCGTATTCTTTTCATCTTTGATGCATCGCAGAGCATGTATGGCCGCTGGCAAAGTGATACAAAAATGAATATCGCCCAGCGCATGATGGGCAATCTACTCGATAGTCTCAGAACCGTTGAAAATATTGAACTAGCCCTGAGGGTGTTCGGGCATCAACGGACTTATCCGCCGCAGGATTGTTCAGACACAAGGCTTGAGGTTCCTTTCGAACCCGATAACAGCAGGAAAATAAAAAAGAAAATCTACGAGATCACACCTCGGGGCACGACTCCTATCGCCGTTTCTTTGATGGAAGCCGAGCATGACTTTCCCGACTGCGATAACTGCCGCAATATTGTGATCCTGATAACTGACGGAATTGAAGAATGTGAAGGCGACCCATGCGAAGTTTCGGCAGCATTACAACGAAAAGGTGTCGTATTGAAACCATTTGTTATCGGTATCGGACTCGATTTTCGTGATGCATTTGATTGTGTAGGTTCTTACTTTGATGCTTCAAGCGAACATGCATTTACTGCTGCGTTGAATTCTGTGATCTCGCAGGCGTTGCAACGAACCACACTTCAGGTGAACCTCCTCGATACCTGGGGCAATCCTACTGAAACCAATGTGAACATGACATTTTACGACAGGGTATCCGGTCTGCCAAGGTACAACTACATTCACACCATCAACAGTGCCGGAAATCCTGACACTTTGATCATTGACCCTATCCCGGTTTACGATCTAGTGGTTCACACAACGCCGCCGGTTCGGATTGATAATCTTGTGCTGGAACCCGAAATTCATAACACAATTATTATCAATTCACCCCAGGGTTCTTTAAACCTGATGGTAAGAGGCAACGATCGCTTGCTCAGAAGCATTCCCATTGTGGTCAGACCCCATGAAAAACCTGAAACCATCAACGTACAGATGGTGGGCGAGAACAAGCGCTACCTTACAGGTTTGTATAGTCTGGAAGTACTTTCGTTACCTCGGCTGCAAATACCGAGGATTGAAATCTCACAGGATGCCGTTACCAATGTCGAGATCCCATTGCCTGGAATTATCGTAATCAACAAATCAATTATCGGGTTTGGAAGCCTTTACGTACTTAAAAACAAAAACCAGGAATGGATTTACGATCTCAGGGACAACCTGCTGCAGGAATCCCTGATCCTGATGCCTGGTGATTACTTGCTCGTTTACCGCTCAAAATTCAGCGACCGGTCTATTTTTACAATCGAAAAACGTTTTACAATCCGCTCAGGCGAAACTGTTAACCTCAGGGTGTTCTGA
- the rpsO gene encoding 30S ribosomal protein S15, with protein sequence MYLTKETKQDFFKEYGKSEFDTGSPEGQVALFTHRIKHLTEHLKGNRKDKATERALVRLVGKRRRLLDYLKEKDITRYRAIIKKLGIRK encoded by the coding sequence ATGTACCTTACAAAAGAAACAAAACAAGATTTTTTTAAAGAATACGGTAAATCGGAATTCGATACCGGTTCTCCTGAAGGCCAGGTTGCACTGTTCACACATAGGATCAAGCATCTTACTGAGCACCTAAAAGGAAACAGGAAAGACAAAGCTACTGAACGTGCATTGGTTCGCCTCGTTGGTAAAAGAAGGCGCTTGCTTGATTATCTTAAAGAAAAAGATATTACCCGGTACCGCGCTATTATCAAAAAGCTTGGTATCAGAAAATAG
- a CDS encoding TolC family protein: MFSKIKSILTLVSLMPLLGFSQELLTPDQAVEIALENNYSIRIARKQAEISSNNVTYGNAGFLPAIDLGASQNNNIQNSRQEYLSGEINERDNAKSNSLNLNAALNWTLFDGLAMFASYEKLKEFEAMGELAARAIIEQTIVSVLSSYYDLVRQKQRLQVIGKSIAISEERIRLADEKFQLGAASRLDILQAQVDYNTDRSDLLNSEELMRTSKIRLNNLMARDINFDFEVAAEIDQVILPEWAAVHEAVMANNTYLQMSFTDNRIASLDLREIQALRMPRLNANLGYNYVSAESESGFIKTNRTSGINYGLSVGWNIFNGFNLNRQIENARLMLESSEIELLEFRHQLEADLMATWLSMQSKIQLADFEAENLEVADMNLAIAMERFRLGELSGFELREAQKNYLAAEGRLITARYQAKIVEVELREISGGLLE; encoded by the coding sequence ATGTTTTCCAAAATAAAATCAATTCTCACTTTAGTTTCCTTAATGCCGCTGCTGGGTTTTTCACAGGAATTGTTAACTCCAGATCAGGCCGTTGAGATTGCACTTGAAAACAATTATTCGATCCGAATTGCCCGAAAGCAGGCGGAAATTTCTTCAAACAATGTGACTTACGGTAATGCTGGTTTTTTACCTGCAATTGACCTAGGTGCTTCACAAAACAACAATATTCAAAATTCCCGTCAGGAATACCTTTCGGGTGAGATTAATGAAAGAGATAATGCTAAATCAAACTCTTTGAACCTGAATGCAGCCCTTAACTGGACCTTGTTCGACGGGCTGGCCATGTTTGCAAGCTACGAGAAACTGAAGGAATTTGAAGCAATGGGCGAATTGGCTGCACGGGCAATTATTGAGCAAACCATCGTCAGCGTGTTGTCGTCATACTATGACCTGGTTCGCCAGAAGCAGCGTTTGCAGGTGATTGGCAAATCTATTGCAATTTCAGAGGAAAGGATCAGGCTAGCTGATGAGAAATTCCAATTGGGCGCAGCTTCAAGGCTGGATATTTTGCAGGCCCAGGTAGATTATAATACGGATCGTTCTGATTTGTTGAATAGCGAGGAGCTCATGCGAACCTCAAAAATACGCCTCAACAACCTGATGGCGCGTGACATAAATTTTGATTTTGAAGTTGCTGCCGAGATTGACCAGGTTATCTTACCTGAATGGGCTGCCGTTCATGAAGCGGTGATGGCCAATAACACTTATCTACAGATGAGTTTTACCGACAATCGCATAGCTTCACTGGATTTACGCGAAATACAAGCCCTCCGCATGCCACGTCTCAATGCGAACCTGGGTTACAATTATGTCAGCGCCGAGTCAGAATCAGGTTTTATTAAGACCAACCGTACTTCTGGAATAAATTACGGGCTTTCAGTTGGATGGAATATTTTTAACGGGTTCAATCTGAACCGTCAGATAGAGAATGCACGGCTTATGCTCGAAAGTTCAGAAATTGAACTTCTTGAATTTCGTCACCAGCTTGAAGCCGACCTGATGGCAACATGGCTGAGCATGCAGAGCAAAATTCAGCTTGCAGATTTCGAAGCTGAAAACCTGGAAGTGGCCGATATGAACCTGGCCATTGCCATGGAACGTTTCCGCCTGGGTGAACTTTCAGGCTTTGAACTGCGCGAAGCCCAGAAAAACTATTTGGCGGCCGAGGGAAGGCTGATTACCGCCCGCTATCAGGCCAAGATCGTAGAAGTTGAGTTAAGGGAAATTAGTGGGGGGTTGCTGGAGTAA
- a CDS encoding transketolase, giving the protein MKSTNELAIIASQLRRDVLRMVHAVQSGHPGAPLGCAEFFSAMYFRILRHSPSPFNMDGIGEDVFFLSNGHLSAGWYSVLARSGYFDVEELSTFRKINSRLQGHPATAEHLPGVRVASGSLGQGLSVAIGCASGKKLNNDNHLVYVLMGDGEMQEGQIWEAAMYAAGKKIDNLIAIVDYNGQQIDGMVNNVMPLGNLKDKWLSFGWKVLETDGNNLEELLNTLEEAFSLTGKEEPIIILMKTAMGKGVDFMENHHKWHGVAPSDEQLKKALEQLDETLGDY; this is encoded by the coding sequence ATGAAATCAACAAACGAACTAGCCATTATCGCTTCACAGCTAAGGCGGGATGTGCTCCGCATGGTTCATGCCGTACAATCAGGCCATCCGGGAGCGCCACTCGGATGCGCCGAGTTTTTCTCAGCCATGTATTTCCGCATACTCAGGCATAGTCCCTCCCCCTTCAATATGGATGGAATTGGCGAAGACGTTTTCTTTCTTTCCAACGGCCATCTTTCAGCCGGATGGTACAGTGTGCTGGCCCGTAGCGGCTATTTTGACGTTGAAGAACTCAGCACTTTCCGGAAAATTAATTCCCGTTTGCAAGGCCATCCGGCAACAGCCGAACATCTTCCGGGTGTGCGGGTTGCATCAGGCTCGCTCGGCCAGGGATTGTCAGTGGCCATTGGATGTGCATCGGGCAAGAAACTGAATAACGACAATCACCTGGTATATGTTCTGATGGGTGACGGCGAAATGCAGGAAGGCCAGATTTGGGAAGCGGCAATGTATGCTGCCGGTAAGAAAATTGATAACCTCATCGCTATCGTTGATTATAATGGACAGCAGATTGACGGCATGGTTAACAATGTAATGCCCCTGGGAAATCTGAAAGACAAATGGCTAAGTTTTGGCTGGAAGGTACTTGAAACCGACGGCAACAACCTGGAAGAATTACTCAATACACTCGAAGAAGCTTTTTCGTTAACAGGTAAAGAAGAGCCTATCATCATTCTCATGAAAACTGCTATGGGCAAAGGAGTTGATTTCATGGAGAACCATCATAAATGGCACGGTGTTGCCCCCAGCGATGAACAACTAAAAAAAGCACTTGAGCAACTCGATGAAACACTCGGAGATTATTAA